One window from the genome of Phycisphaerales bacterium encodes:
- a CDS encoding mannose-1-phosphate guanylyltransferase translates to MRYGMIMAGGSGTRLWPMSRRARPKQLLEIFDEQSLLGLAMQRLDGVIDPDKKLICASEQHREIIKSGLPNLGPDQFLGEPCGRDTLNAVGLTAAVLHHQDPEAIFLVLAADHIIEPQREFAQATQKALSLVEDDPSRMVTFGIRPTHAATGYGYVERGDPINGFEGSFAAKRFVEKPDIATAESYLASGNFDWNSGMFVFSAASFLNALAQYAPESHAGLTQIASKWDTPQRQDVLTDIYPTLPKLSVDYGIMEPVSNDDRWNICLVPMNVQWLDLGSWTSYADTLTADEHGCRANGPAVHVNSKNVLTVTDDPTHTITTIGAENMIVIHTADATLVLPFECDQQVKDLAQQVDPSLR, encoded by the coding sequence ATGCGTTATGGAATGATTATGGCTGGTGGCTCTGGAACACGGCTCTGGCCGATGAGCCGAAGAGCACGCCCCAAGCAACTACTCGAGATCTTTGATGAACAGTCACTGCTGGGACTTGCCATGCAACGACTGGATGGTGTTATTGATCCTGATAAAAAACTCATCTGCGCTTCGGAACAGCATCGTGAGATCATCAAGAGTGGGCTACCCAATCTCGGCCCCGATCAGTTTCTCGGTGAACCTTGTGGGCGCGACACACTGAATGCTGTTGGTCTTACGGCTGCAGTATTACACCACCAAGATCCAGAAGCGATATTTCTCGTACTGGCCGCAGACCACATCATTGAACCGCAACGCGAATTTGCCCAAGCCACTCAAAAAGCCCTGAGCCTGGTAGAGGATGACCCCTCCAGAATGGTCACATTCGGAATTCGGCCAACACATGCAGCCACTGGCTATGGATATGTTGAGCGGGGCGACCCCATCAATGGATTCGAAGGTTCGTTCGCGGCAAAACGTTTTGTCGAAAAGCCCGATATCGCCACCGCTGAATCGTATCTCGCTTCCGGGAATTTTGACTGGAACAGCGGAATGTTTGTCTTTAGTGCCGCTTCATTCCTCAATGCATTGGCTCAATACGCTCCAGAATCACATGCTGGATTGACCCAAATCGCAAGCAAGTGGGACACCCCCCAACGCCAGGACGTGCTCACAGATATTTATCCAACACTACCCAAACTCAGTGTTGACTATGGAATCATGGAACCAGTGTCTAACGATGATCGCTGGAATATTTGTCTTGTTCCAATGAACGTTCAGTGGCTCGATCTCGGTAGCTGGACAAGTTACGCCGACACACTGACAGCAGATGAGCACGGCTGTCGGGCAAACGGCCCGGCAGTTCATGTGAATTCAAAAAATGTACTGACTGTGACTGATGATCCCACGCACACCATCACAACCATCGGCGCTGAGAATATGATTGTCATTCACACCGCCGATGCAACGCTGGTTTTACCCTTTGAATGCGACCAGCAGGTAAAGGACCTTGCTCAGCAGGTTGACCCCTCGCTGCGCTAG
- the ruvX gene encoding Holliday junction resolvase RuvX, protein MTPRCASKLMRYLGIDLGEKRTGLAAGDDRSGIISPIGALVLPPGAALFDAIAKAAHEHDAAMLVIGLPLNMDGSHGPQAKRVTSLGETLSEQLSIPVVFQDERLTSAAADADMAQTGRTHQQKKKLRDALAATHILRDYIEAQ, encoded by the coding sequence TTGACCCCTCGCTGCGCTAGCAAGCTCATGCGATATCTCGGTATCGATCTTGGTGAAAAACGCACTGGCCTGGCGGCTGGCGATGATCGATCGGGCATTATCTCACCTATTGGCGCACTTGTCTTACCACCAGGGGCCGCTTTGTTCGATGCAATTGCCAAAGCCGCTCATGAACATGATGCAGCCATGCTGGTGATTGGCCTCCCGCTCAATATGGATGGCAGCCATGGCCCACAAGCGAAACGCGTTACTTCACTAGGAGAGACGCTCTCTGAACAACTGAGTATTCCAGTTGTCTTCCAAGATGAGCGACTCACAAGCGCTGCTGCTGATGCCGACATGGCACAAACTGGACGAACACACCAACAGAAAAAAAAGCTGCGTGACGCCCTTGCCGCTACGCACATTCTTCGCGATTACATTGAGGCTCAGTAA
- a CDS encoding 6-phosphogluconolactonase, whose protein sequence is MSETPKERLPDGLHQLTRHSTGDSDGYDVVGGDLPKPVLSGVVSVAPDLDSLIELIAADLFVHAERSLISCSEFHMALTVGPIQLRLYERLMCDVTLRSFPWSRTHIWMAAQRVDVDDYQEVRERLVFHSDIPAANVHPWKPVDDDPPGHTYEALLKSKLVERPAAMQRLDYAILGLQADGGVAAITPTSEVAHDRHAGLVEGPDGQRWLTLGLDILSQARLISVVAAGKAMAPTVELVRAMTASGAEDLPILGISAMSGGHLKWYLDREACPSEDSA, encoded by the coding sequence ATGTCTGAGACACCTAAAGAGCGATTGCCTGATGGACTTCATCAACTGACACGCCATTCGACTGGCGATAGCGATGGATATGACGTTGTGGGCGGCGATCTACCAAAGCCAGTACTTTCTGGAGTTGTTTCGGTCGCGCCAGATCTTGACTCCTTGATTGAGCTAATCGCTGCTGATCTATTTGTTCATGCAGAGCGCTCTCTGATTAGTTGTTCGGAATTCCATATGGCGCTGACCGTTGGGCCGATACAGCTGCGCCTCTATGAACGACTTATGTGTGATGTCACACTGAGAAGTTTTCCCTGGTCACGCACGCATATTTGGATGGCCGCTCAGCGTGTTGATGTTGATGACTATCAAGAAGTACGTGAACGGCTCGTTTTTCATTCAGATATTCCTGCAGCGAATGTGCATCCTTGGAAGCCAGTTGATGATGATCCACCTGGTCATACCTATGAAGCACTTTTGAAATCGAAACTTGTAGAGCGGCCAGCTGCAATGCAGCGTCTGGATTACGCGATACTTGGTCTACAAGCTGACGGTGGCGTGGCCGCAATAACGCCAACATCTGAAGTGGCCCATGATCGACATGCCGGCCTTGTCGAAGGCCCCGATGGTCAGCGCTGGCTAACGCTTGGACTGGATATTCTCAGTCAAGCGAGATTGATTAGCGTTGTCGCGGCTGGTAAAGCGATGGCACCAACGGTCGAATTGGTTCGCGCCATGACTGCATCTGGTGCTGAAGACCTGCCCATTTTAGGGATCTCTGCAATGAGTGGCGGTCATCTGAAGTGGTATCTCGATCGCGAGGCTTGTCCCTCTGAAGACTCGGCGTAG